The following coding sequences lie in one Flavobacterium cyclinae genomic window:
- a CDS encoding acetyltransferase: protein MKKRAVIFGAGTYGQVYSKYLEEYYEILGFIDDNDLLKGTNIGGYSVLGNINFLFNGITKDVAVFVPIGNNSVRVNLLLKIESEGFQIPSFIHKSVLLDATVELGKAIYILPSSNVMPFTKIQDYSMISMGVNIAHHVTIEKGCFFSQGVNIGASIHIKEFSYFGIGSTVMTGVSCIGVNTLIGAGTLIIKNVPDDVVMIGNPGKILRINTKK from the coding sequence ATGAAGAAAAGAGCGGTTATTTTTGGTGCGGGTACCTATGGCCAAGTATATTCAAAATACTTAGAAGAATATTACGAAATTCTGGGTTTTATTGATGATAATGATTTGTTGAAAGGGACTAATATTGGAGGATATTCTGTTCTAGGTAATATTAATTTTTTATTTAATGGAATAACTAAAGATGTAGCGGTTTTTGTTCCAATTGGTAATAACTCTGTTCGAGTTAATTTGCTTTTAAAGATTGAGTCAGAAGGATTTCAGATACCATCTTTTATTCATAAATCCGTATTGCTGGATGCAACAGTTGAGTTAGGAAAAGCAATATATATATTACCTAGTTCAAATGTGATGCCATTTACAAAAATACAAGATTATTCAATGATAAGTATGGGAGTTAATATTGCTCATCATGTTACCATTGAAAAAGGGTGTTTTTTTTCACAAGGAGTAAATATAGGTGCTTCAATTCATATTAAAGAATTTTCTTATTTTGGTATAGGTTCTACAGTGATGACAGGTGTTTCTTGCATTGGTGTAAACACATTAATTGGAGCAGGAACTTTAATTATTAAAAATGTTCCAGATGATGTTGTGATGATAGGTAACCCAGGAAAAATTTTAAGAATAAATACAAAGAAATAA
- a CDS encoding YDG domain-containing protein, translating into MKTNFNFTDWCLSLFKTFANDFFFLNYLGFKSRDDYFKFKGIVSFLMVFFLLLSSPILLAQGSEDFSNIPTSSSSSYSLREWQGFDNVTWTANGARTDQSMTGKAICFGNSGTRNVISPTYTGGIGTLTFDYVRAFTGTNARSIEVYVNGTQIGTTITVDRNSNTVITYSSEINVAGDVVLEIRSTGAAQVKVDNIAWTGYSAPSVAPVISSSLFANATYNEPLTYSIVAANSPSSYNAVGLPLGLSIDTSTGVISGNPLQVGVFSVTISATNATGTGDATLEMLVSKGNQSIIFDTIPSKVYGDSDFTLNASASSALAVTYVTSNPDVAIVTNNNIVSIVGVGIATITASQSGDDYYNAADPVGQELIVAKADQVISFEPLVEKLDSDADFQLNATSSSGLAITYTSSDNTVVSISGNIASIEGPGIVQITASQEGNENYNSALAVTQNQVVINTALESQEITFGALPEVTYGDEAFELGAVVDSGMPITYTSSDVNIASITEGIVTIHQPGVVWITASQEGGNGYNPAASVSQELVINKKSITVSNLIIEDKIYDGSFGATILSYSLNGIIGSDIIDIDASNAVFVDQNAGVNQSVIPNFILIGADVFKYELEQPSNLTGTILKSNQTISFTSLSNYTTAIPSFELNATATSGLSVSYSSSNTEVATINGNTVTIVGAGTTIITAYQDGDTNFNAATAVPQTLVITRAPDVFAAWQFGVPASSGNEVNYTSTTNDARLTSATLSRGAGVSPTSLGRAFASNGWNSSSKSEALDSNEYYEFSFTPTSGYAMSLNTLDVTLRRSSNTAPNSYIWMYSIDGIDFNEIGTEINYTSTADGAVQPQIDLSVVEALQNLPAGTLLTFRLYAWGATSSTATFSIGRYGSNDATNSLVVTGFVNQLPAPTITSSLSASGTVGQSFNYSTMASNVPSSYNASGLPLGLSINTSTGIISGVPTVAGVFNVSLSATNLSGTDTQELILTVLKSDQELTFDVLPSFVYGDLPFELDGTASSGLTVSYTSSNPSVATLEGNVLTIVGAGTTLITASQAGNDNYNSALEITRELVVNKADQTITFELLENRLDTDASFTLTASTTSGLPVSFISDNESVLSINGNVATILASGTVVITALQEGNDNYNAAVTVSQEQVIINTSLANQEITFEPIAEQVYGNAPIVLNATASSGLIVTYVSSDETIATIDGNSVNLLQPGTVTITANQVGNASYNPAPASSQSLVIVKKQLTVSEVVVADKSYDGTTSAQVSSYQLNGIVGVDEVELTNTAEFEQANVGQNIAVIPNFELVGLHSDRYTLVQPTNVIGNIVKADQVLVFEALPSKVYGDAAFEISALGGASGEPIVFTSSDETIATVLGNQITILAGGTVQITASQLGNENYNDAISVSQELVIAPRVQYINGFSSLGTKYISALPFALNATATSALDVSYTSSNTDVATVDGNVITIVGIGQTEITAIQEGSANYEPVTQVRSLKVIPDPIAAWNVYGLNQVPTATATTFTNLVATNGANLLTRGAGATASVGTNSFRTTGFKNDGIDLGNNDYFEFKLQPESGYQMNLTSIDANFVGTSTFYASPGVTHQFAYSIDGSNFNFIGLPITSTDLIIPTIDLTQISELQNIPNGTTVTFRYFASGQTSTGGWGLSSPAADSDALAIGGNLVTLPVTPQITVTQNCDGTVTLSTDATGTLLWSTNDTSSSITISTAGTYTVSQTIDGLTSNLGTVDVVPVVISSPIVDNQTFCSVDTPRISDIVVLGQNIKVYSDSEKTMLLSSETPLESATYYVTQTIDTCESEVVAVQITVNQSYTYYVDTDGDGYGSTTTVMLCDSTLQEGYSVNNTDCDDTNAAVWRTGDFYVDADADTYGTGEAVSLCYGTNTPAGYATRAGDCNDSSASVNPGATEICGNGIDDNCNGSIDEGCVVYSQVQSSQCGVTIGSLSTAIYANMISGATSYTFEVTEGSTVREFTPSSGLRYFNLNQLTGGSLYATTYSIRVNYLKSGVWSGYGPSCEVTTPAVPTSKVQTSQCGVTLASLGTQISANSVSNVTTYRFEVTDGLTVSTYDSATRQFQLTQVSGLSLRYATTYQIRVKLLINNGQWSEYGESCDVTTPSLPLTKVQTSQCGVTVAARETLIYADAVTGVSGYRFEVTRPNNTVAVVTTASGNDRSFSLSQVAADFGEAYSVRVAVLNNGVWGEYGTVCTVSAPDPLTQVQASQCGITLGSLTTPIYADAVSGATRYRFQVTRGSEVREYTTSSGSIRYFNLTQLDGGSNFGAAYFVKVAVEYRGSWRAYGTGCYVTTPTPTTKVQTSQCGITLASLNTIISANSVSNVSAYRFEVTKEGGEVRTFDSSTRQFYLAQLNRGSEFATYATTYSIRVALKSGGSWMEYGESCNVTTPSLPTTKLQGAYCGRTNVTPGRRLYSSRVLGASAYRFRITNGLDQAEYTTASASVYWFTMNDVDIPYITGTTYNVEVAVLNNGVWGPYGDVCTITTRGTAPTSREEVVKEDDSPSKVIFAVKGYPNPYTSYFTVSLETPSASMVYVRVFDMTGKLIEDREVAPSQLEELQLGSQWASGVYNVIVAQDDQLKTIRMVKQE; encoded by the coding sequence ATGAAAACAAATTTTAATTTTACTGATTGGTGTTTGTCTCTTTTCAAGACGTTTGCCAATGATTTTTTCTTTCTTAATTATTTGGGATTTAAAAGTCGGGATGATTACTTTAAATTCAAAGGTATAGTGTCTTTTTTGATGGTATTTTTTTTGTTGTTAAGTAGTCCAATTTTATTAGCTCAAGGAAGTGAGGATTTTTCTAATATTCCAACAAGCTCATCAAGTTCCTATTCTTTGCGAGAATGGCAAGGATTTGATAATGTAACTTGGACAGCAAATGGTGCTAGAACCGATCAAAGTATGACTGGTAAAGCTATTTGTTTTGGAAATTCTGGAACTCGAAATGTCATTTCTCCTACGTATACTGGAGGAATCGGAACTTTAACTTTTGATTATGTTCGGGCATTTACAGGAACTAATGCAAGAAGCATAGAAGTGTATGTAAATGGTACTCAAATTGGTACTACTATTACTGTAGATCGTAATTCTAATACTGTAATTACTTATTCTTCTGAAATTAATGTTGCAGGTGATGTAGTTCTTGAAATTCGTTCCACGGGAGCGGCACAAGTAAAAGTAGATAATATTGCATGGACAGGCTATTCAGCTCCTAGTGTTGCGCCCGTAATTTCAAGTAGTTTGTTTGCTAATGCTACTTATAATGAACCTTTGACTTATTCTATTGTTGCTGCTAATTCCCCATCTAGTTATAATGCTGTTGGGTTACCTTTAGGTTTATCTATTGATACATCAACTGGAGTCATATCGGGTAATCCATTACAAGTTGGAGTTTTTTCTGTTACTATTTCTGCAACAAATGCTACAGGTACTGGGGATGCAACATTGGAAATGCTAGTTTCTAAAGGAAATCAATCTATTATATTCGATACTATTCCCTCAAAAGTATATGGTGATTCTGATTTTACATTAAATGCTTCGGCATCTTCCGCTTTAGCAGTGACTTATGTAACTTCAAATCCTGATGTTGCTATTGTAACTAATAATAATATTGTTTCGATTGTAGGAGTAGGGATTGCTACTATAACTGCTTCGCAAAGTGGGGATGATTATTACAATGCAGCTGATCCTGTTGGTCAAGAATTAATTGTTGCTAAAGCAGATCAAGTAATTTCATTTGAACCATTAGTCGAAAAGTTGGATTCTGATGCTGATTTTCAGTTGAACGCTACTTCATCATCTGGTTTGGCAATTACTTACACAAGTTCAGATAATACAGTTGTATCAATTTCAGGTAATATAGCAAGTATAGAAGGTCCAGGTATTGTTCAAATAACAGCATCACAAGAAGGAAATGAAAACTATAACTCAGCACTTGCTGTTACACAAAATCAAGTTGTTATTAATACGGCTCTTGAAAGTCAAGAAATTACTTTTGGTGCTTTGCCAGAAGTTACTTACGGAGATGAAGCTTTTGAATTAGGGGCTGTCGTAGATTCAGGCATGCCTATTACATATACTAGTAGTGATGTGAACATTGCTTCAATTACTGAGGGTATTGTAACAATTCATCAACCGGGAGTTGTGTGGATAACAGCTTCACAAGAAGGAGGTAATGGTTATAATCCAGCGGCTAGTGTTTCACAAGAATTAGTCATCAACAAAAAAAGCATTACTGTTTCCAACCTTATTATTGAGGATAAAATTTATGATGGTTCATTTGGAGCTACAATATTATCCTATAGTCTAAATGGGATAATTGGAAGTGATATTATTGATATTGATGCATCAAATGCTGTTTTTGTTGATCAAAATGCAGGAGTTAATCAATCTGTAATTCCTAATTTTATTTTGATTGGAGCTGATGTTTTTAAATACGAATTGGAACAACCCTCTAATTTAACGGGAACTATTTTAAAATCAAATCAAACGATTAGTTTTACTAGTTTATCAAATTATACAACAGCGATCCCTTCATTTGAATTGAATGCTACTGCTACTTCCGGATTATCCGTTTCGTATTCTAGTTCTAATACTGAAGTAGCTACAATAAATGGAAATACGGTTACTATTGTAGGTGCAGGAACAACTATAATAACAGCTTATCAAGATGGTGATACCAACTTTAATGCAGCTACGGCTGTACCCCAGACTTTGGTAATTACTCGTGCTCCAGATGTTTTTGCTGCATGGCAATTTGGGGTACCTGCTTCATCTGGAAATGAAGTTAATTATACATCTACTACAAATGATGCAAGACTAACTTCAGCTACACTTTCAAGAGGTGCTGGAGTATCTCCAACAAGTCTAGGAAGAGCTTTTGCATCTAATGGATGGAATTCGAGTAGTAAATCTGAGGCATTAGATTCAAATGAATATTATGAATTTAGTTTTACTCCTACTTCAGGTTATGCGATGTCTTTGAATACATTAGATGTTACTTTGAGAAGATCTAGTAATACTGCACCTAATTCTTATATTTGGATGTACAGTATTGATGGAATAGATTTTAATGAAATAGGTACTGAAATAAATTACACCAGTACTGCAGATGGAGCTGTACAACCTCAAATTGATTTATCTGTCGTTGAAGCGTTGCAAAATTTGCCTGCTGGTACACTTCTTACTTTTAGATTATATGCATGGGGGGCAACCTCTTCCACAGCTACATTTTCAATTGGAAGGTATGGGTCAAATGACGCTACTAATAGCTTAGTAGTTACAGGTTTTGTAAATCAATTACCTGCTCCTACTATTACAAGTTCTTTGAGTGCTTCAGGAACCGTAGGTCAATCTTTCAACTACTCAACAATGGCATCTAATGTGCCGTCTAGTTATAATGCATCAGGTTTGCCGTTAGGGTTATCCATTAATACATCAACAGGTATTATTTCTGGTGTGCCAACAGTTGCAGGAGTATTTAATGTTAGTTTGTCAGCTACTAACTTGTCAGGTACTGATACACAAGAGTTGATTTTAACGGTATTAAAATCAGATCAAGAACTTACGTTTGATGTTTTACCTTCGTTTGTTTATGGCGATTTACCATTTGAATTAGACGGAACAGCTTCTTCAGGTCTAACGGTGTCTTATACTAGTTCTAATCCTTCTGTTGCTACACTGGAGGGGAATGTACTAACCATTGTTGGTGCAGGTACTACATTAATAACAGCTTCTCAAGCTGGAAATGATAACTATAATTCAGCATTAGAAATTACTAGAGAACTAGTGGTGAATAAAGCGGATCAAACCATAACATTTGAATTGTTAGAAAATCGTTTAGATACAGATGCAAGTTTTACATTAACTGCTTCGACTACTTCAGGGTTACCTGTGAGTTTTATAAGTGATAACGAATCGGTTTTATCTATAAATGGAAATGTTGCTACTATACTAGCTTCTGGAACAGTTGTTATTACTGCTCTTCAAGAAGGAAATGATAATTATAACGCAGCTGTTACTGTTAGCCAAGAGCAAGTAATTATTAATACTTCATTAGCAAATCAAGAAATAACATTTGAACCAATCGCAGAACAAGTTTATGGTAATGCTCCAATTGTCTTAAATGCAACAGCTAGTTCAGGATTGATTGTAACCTATGTTAGTTCAGATGAAACAATCGCAACTATAGACGGAAATAGTGTAAACCTATTACAACCTGGAACTGTAACCATCACAGCGAACCAGGTGGGGAATGCTAGTTACAATCCAGCACCAGCATCTTCTCAGTCTTTAGTGATTGTTAAAAAACAATTAACCGTAAGTGAGGTAGTTGTTGCTGATAAATCATATGATGGCACAACTAGCGCACAAGTTTCTAGTTATCAATTAAATGGTATTGTAGGAGTTGATGAAGTTGAATTAACTAATACGGCAGAATTTGAACAGGCTAATGTAGGTCAAAATATAGCAGTAATACCTAATTTTGAATTAGTAGGTTTACATTCAGATCGTTATACTTTAGTTCAGCCAACAAATGTAATTGGAAATATAGTGAAAGCAGATCAAGTACTTGTTTTTGAGGCATTACCTTCAAAAGTATATGGAGATGCTGCTTTTGAAATTTCAGCTTTGGGTGGCGCTTCTGGAGAACCAATAGTGTTTACTAGTTCAGATGAGACTATTGCTACTGTTTTAGGAAATCAGATAACAATTTTAGCTGGAGGAACGGTTCAAATCACGGCAAGTCAATTAGGGAATGAGAATTACAATGATGCAATTTCGGTATCTCAAGAATTAGTAATTGCTCCAAGAGTTCAATATATTAATGGTTTTTCGTCTTTAGGTACCAAGTATATTTCTGCATTACCTTTTGCATTAAATGCTACAGCAACTTCTGCTTTAGATGTTAGTTATACAAGTTCCAATACTGATGTAGCGACAGTTGATGGTAATGTGATAACAATTGTTGGTATAGGTCAAACTGAAATTACTGCAATTCAAGAAGGTAGTGCTAATTATGAACCTGTTACCCAAGTACGTTCGCTTAAGGTTATTCCTGATCCAATTGCGGCATGGAATGTTTATGGATTGAATCAAGTTCCAACAGCCACTGCAACTACATTTACTAATTTAGTTGCAACTAATGGTGCAAATCTTTTAACAAGAGGGGCTGGTGCAACTGCTAGCGTAGGCACTAACTCATTTAGAACAACAGGTTTTAAAAATGATGGTATTGATTTAGGTAATAATGATTATTTTGAGTTTAAGTTACAACCGGAAAGTGGTTATCAAATGAATTTAACTTCTATTGATGCTAATTTTGTAGGTACTTCAACTTTTTATGCTTCACCAGGAGTAACACATCAGTTTGCTTACAGTATCGATGGATCAAATTTTAATTTTATAGGTTTACCTATCACAAGTACTGATTTAATTATTCCTACAATCGATTTAACACAGATTTCAGAGTTACAAAACATTCCAAACGGAACTACTGTTACCTTTAGATATTTTGCTAGCGGTCAAACTTCAACTGGAGGTTGGGGTTTAAGTTCTCCAGCTGCTGATTCCGATGCGCTTGCTATTGGGGGTAATTTAGTAACTTTACCTGTCACTCCTCAAATTACAGTAACTCAAAATTGTGATGGAACTGTAACCCTTTCTACAGATGCTACTGGTACTTTATTATGGAGTACCAATGATACCTCTTCAAGTATTACTATTTCTACTGCTGGAACTTATACGGTTTCACAGACCATTGATGGTCTTACTAGTAACTTAGGAACTGTAGATGTTGTTCCGGTAGTTATCAGTTCTCCAATTGTTGATAATCAAACTTTTTGTAGTGTTGATACTCCTAGAATTTCTGATATTGTTGTATTGGGTCAAAATATTAAAGTCTATAGTGACAGTGAGAAAACTATGTTATTAAGTAGTGAAACTCCATTAGAAAGTGCTACTTATTATGTTACTCAAACCATTGATACGTGCGAAAGTGAAGTTGTAGCTGTTCAAATAACAGTCAACCAGTCTTATACTTATTACGTGGACACTGATGGTGATGGTTATGGTTCTACAACAACAGTCATGTTGTGTGATTCTACGCTTCAAGAGGGTTATTCAGTAAACAATACGGACTGTGATGATACCAATGCAGCTGTATGGCGTACAGGAGATTTCTATGTAGATGCGGATGCAGATACATATGGAACAGGAGAAGCGGTTTCTTTATGTTATGGAACAAACACGCCAGCAGGCTATGCGACACGCGCAGGAGACTGTAACGATTCAAGTGCATCGGTTAATCCGGGAGCTACCGAGATATGTGGTAACGGAATAGATGACAATTGTAATGGAAGTATTGATGAGGGTTGTGTTGTTTATTCGCAAGTTCAGTCTTCACAATGTGGAGTTACTATAGGAAGTTTATCTACTGCGATTTATGCAAACATGATAAGTGGAGCTACGTCCTACACATTTGAAGTAACGGAAGGTTCAACTGTACGAGAGTTTACCCCATCTTCTGGATTACGTTACTTTAATTTAAATCAGTTAACCGGAGGGTCGTTATATGCTACTACGTATAGTATTCGAGTTAACTATTTAAAATCAGGAGTTTGGAGTGGATATGGTCCTTCATGTGAAGTGACTACGCCTGCAGTTCCAACGAGTAAAGTACAAACCTCACAATGTGGAGTTACTTTAGCGTCATTAGGGACACAGATTAGTGCAAATTCAGTAAGTAATGTAACGACATATCGATTTGAAGTTACAGATGGATTAACTGTTTCTACATACGATTCAGCTACACGTCAGTTCCAATTAACACAAGTTTCAGGTTTATCATTGCGTTATGCAACTACCTACCAGATACGCGTTAAATTATTGATTAATAATGGGCAGTGGAGTGAATATGGAGAGTCATGTGATGTTACCACTCCGTCATTACCATTAACTAAGGTTCAAACTTCACAGTGTGGAGTAACAGTTGCAGCACGAGAAACGTTGATTTATGCAGATGCAGTAACAGGAGTTTCAGGATATAGATTTGAGGTAACACGACCAAACAATACAGTTGCGGTAGTAACTACGGCATCGGGTAATGATAGATCGTTTAGTTTAAGTCAAGTTGCGGCTGATTTTGGTGAGGCCTATTCTGTTCGAGTAGCGGTATTGAACAATGGAGTTTGGGGAGAATATGGTACAGTGTGTACAGTATCAGCACCAGATCCATTGACTCAAGTTCAAGCATCACAATGTGGAATAACATTAGGTTCGTTAACTACTCCAATTTATGCAGATGCTGTTTCAGGAGCGACAAGATATCGTTTCCAAGTAACACGAGGATCAGAGGTTAGGGAGTACACCACAAGTTCGGGTTCTATACGTTACTTTAATTTAACCCAGTTAGATGGTGGGTCAAATTTTGGAGCGGCTTATTTTGTAAAAGTTGCGGTAGAGTATAGAGGTTCATGGAGAGCTTATGGAACAGGATGTTATGTAACTACACCAACACCAACCACTAAAGTTCAAACTTCACAATGTGGAATTACTTTAGCATCATTAAATACGATAATTTCAGCCAATTCAGTATCGAATGTATCGGCTTATCGATTTGAGGTAACAAAAGAAGGTGGAGAGGTAAGGACATTTGATTCTAGTACACGTCAGTTCTATTTAGCACAATTGAATCGAGGAAGTGAATTTGCTACTTATGCTACAACTTATAGTATTCGAGTTGCACTTAAGAGTGGTGGAAGTTGGATGGAATATGGCGAGTCATGTAATGTGACAACTCCATCATTACCAACAACCAAACTTCAAGGGGCATATTGTGGTAGAACTAATGTTACACCAGGAAGAAGATTGTATTCAAGTAGAGTTTTAGGAGCGTCTGCTTATCGTTTTAGAATAACCAATGGGTTAGATCAAGCGGAATATACAACTGCTTCAGCAAGTGTGTATTGGTTTACGATGAATGATGTTGATATACCATATATTACAGGTACTACTTATAATGTAGAGGTAGCGGTACTTAATAATGGTGTTTGGGGTCCTTATGGTGATGTATGTACAATAACAACACGAGGCACAGCACCAACAAGTAGAGAAGAGGTGGTTAAAGAAGATGATTCCCCAAGTAAAGTTATCTTTGCAGTTAAGGGTTATCCAAATCCATACACATCTTACTTTACAGTATCATTAGAAACGCCAAGCGCATCTATGGTTTATGTTAGGGTGTTTGACATGACAGGAAAACTAATTGAAGATCGAGAAGTGGCACCGTCACAATTAGAAGAGCTACAATTAGGTTCACAATGGGCATCAGGTGTTTACAATGTTATTGTAGCACAAGACGACCAATTGAAAACCATACGCATGGTTAAACAAGAGTAG
- a CDS encoding copper homeostasis protein CutC produces the protein MNFEVVLESIEELQQVNLNSIKSIELCSALQLGGLTPSYATTSFFCEHAVPEVHVMIRPRAGGFIYNDFELQLMEEEIKCFANLGVTGVVFGILDRDFRIEREKTIQLLSISKQLELQNTFHRAFDFSTDHESDLHFLIEVGFDRLLTAGSQKGVDFGLEKLKRWKHLYGDEIQIIAGGGVTYDNAIQLKKNGLESIHFNIKDPILKSDSVMGYEYKLNIEKLHNLISI, from the coding sequence ATGAATTTTGAAGTAGTTTTAGAGTCGATTGAAGAGTTACAGCAAGTTAATTTGAACTCAATAAAAAGTATTGAATTGTGCTCTGCTCTTCAATTAGGTGGGCTTACTCCAAGTTATGCAACAACATCTTTTTTTTGTGAACATGCAGTTCCTGAAGTACATGTTATGATTCGACCTAGAGCTGGTGGATTTATTTACAATGATTTTGAACTACAATTAATGGAAGAAGAAATTAAATGTTTTGCAAATCTAGGAGTTACGGGTGTGGTATTTGGAATTTTAGATCGAGATTTCAGAATCGAAAGAGAGAAAACTATACAATTATTATCCATTTCAAAACAATTAGAACTACAAAACACTTTTCATAGAGCATTTGATTTCTCTACTGATCACGAATCCGATTTACATTTTTTAATTGAAGTTGGTTTTGATCGTCTTTTGACTGCAGGAAGTCAAAAAGGAGTTGATTTTGGATTGGAGAAATTAAAAAGATGGAAACATTTGTATGGTGATGAAATTCAAATCATAGCAGGTGGTGGTGTTACTTATGATAATGCAATACAATTAAAAAAAAATGGATTAGAATCCATACATTTTAATATAAAAGATCCAATTTTGAAGTCTGATTCTGTTATGGGTTATGAATATAAGTTAAATATAGAGAAGTTGCATAATTTAATTAGTATCTAG
- a CDS encoding YdcF family protein: protein MIWIVIFSFFLVCATSFFPKYLIKKHENKYVEIDVSSLDKSKTYYLHVLGAGYSLDTRLSATKQLSDVTLSRLIEAIRISKKLPNYKIVGSGYSSLGIESQASVVKRAAVELGVPDDKIEMLTTPSNTAEEVVAFVNQFGIDKKVIVVSDAMHLPRAIMLYMQNGIVAIPAPTNFRVKHGINDYNGITFPSISSLDLMNEYLREQLKYWKDSWSNK, encoded by the coding sequence TTGATTTGGATAGTTATTTTTTCTTTTTTTTTAGTTTGTGCTACTTCCTTTTTTCCTAAATATCTAATAAAAAAGCATGAAAACAAGTATGTTGAAATTGATGTTAGTTCTCTAGACAAATCCAAAACTTATTATTTACATGTTTTAGGTGCGGGTTATAGTCTTGATACAAGATTATCAGCTACAAAGCAATTATCTGATGTTACACTATCTCGTTTAATTGAGGCAATTCGTATATCAAAGAAGCTACCAAATTACAAAATTGTAGGTTCGGGATATTCTAGCTTAGGAATAGAATCGCAAGCATCAGTTGTTAAAAGAGCTGCGGTTGAATTAGGTGTTCCCGACGATAAAATTGAGATGTTAACTACACCTTCTAACACTGCAGAAGAAGTAGTAGCTTTTGTAAATCAATTTGGAATTGATAAAAAAGTAATAGTTGTTTCCGATGCGATGCATCTTCCTAGAGCCATAATGTTATATATGCAAAATGGGATTGTTGCAATTCCAGCCCCTACCAACTTTAGAGTAAAACATGGTATTAATGATTATAACGGCATAACTTTTCCTTCTATTTCTTCTTTAGATTTAATGAACGAATACTTAAGAGAACAACTCAAATATTGGAAAGATAGTTGGAGCAATAAATAA
- a CDS encoding sugar transferase, which yields MYKNFFKRLIDFSLSLTGILVLMPIFIIAFITLYFSNNGKPFFYQERPGRFGTIFKIIKFKTMTDQTDSNGNLLPDNLRLTRVGKLIRKTSIDEIPQLLNVLRGDMSLVGPRPLRVHYLPLYSYEQNRRHEVRPGITGWAQVNGRNTLSWTEKFKLDVWYVDNISFLLDVKIIINTVFKIFKTNEVNATEDITMIPFDGKN from the coding sequence ATGTATAAGAATTTTTTCAAGCGATTAATAGATTTTTCTTTGTCGTTAACAGGAATATTAGTTTTAATGCCAATATTTATAATTGCATTTATAACACTTTATTTTTCCAATAATGGTAAGCCTTTTTTTTACCAAGAACGTCCTGGAAGATTTGGTACTATTTTTAAAATAATTAAATTTAAAACTATGACAGATCAAACCGATAGTAATGGGAATCTACTTCCAGATAATCTAAGATTAACTAGAGTTGGAAAATTGATACGAAAAACTTCAATTGATGAAATACCCCAATTGTTAAATGTTTTAAGAGGAGATATGTCCTTAGTAGGACCACGCCCCTTACGAGTGCATTATTTACCTCTTTATTCTTATGAACAGAATAGAAGACATGAAGTAAGACCTGGAATTACAGGTTGGGCTCAAGTAAATGGGAGAAATACGTTAAGTTGGACTGAAAAATTTAAGCTTGATGTTTGGTATGTTGACAATATTAGTTTTTTATTAGATGTTAAGATTATAATTAATACTGTATTTAAAATTTTTAAAACAAATGAAGTAAATGCAACAGAGGACATTACTATGATTCCATTTGATGGTAAAAATTAA